The nucleotide sequence GTGAAACAGAACATACGAATGGTAATTCATTTGCAAAACGATCTCGGGCGTTTTAAAGAAAATGCCACAATCTGTAGCACGTTTGTGAGAAAAATTTTGAGAAGTACATTTGTGATAAACAGCCTTCTgtacaataaaacagaaaaattagcaAACAAAGATTCTCCTAGGCATTTATGAAATACTCCAGACAGCTGTGCTAAGAAATACAAACAATTAAAATAAGTTACAGCTGTCACTTACAGGAACATTTTTGATTAAAGCTTTTCACTCGACCATCTCTACAAGCAGGGTTGCATCTCCCACAATCAGGGCCACGCAGGAAAGTCAGAAGCAGTAATTCGTAAACTTGACATGGGTTTCTGCTTTCACTGTGTAAAAGCAGAAGTGATGAACTTGAAGTTGTAGTATGGCCAGCTTTAAAGAGGAGGAACTACCACAGAGTCTGCTTCTACACCAGTGAGTCGTTAGTAGGAaacacttttctttctctctttgctcCATGTTCTTTTATAATCTGCACATATTTTCTATAACCTCAAACTGTCAGAAGCTCGAGACAACCTATTATTTCAGAATTCCAAGTACTTGAACTCTTCCCCCTACATCCACTAAAAATGAGGTCAAGTTGCATATTCTTCATCAAAAAGGCTGCTGCCTACTATTGCCCAAGAAGTCCAATTCAAACCTCTAAGAACTAGCATTCGCTAAACTAATACCGTGATTTGTATTTTTGCAGGTGACTAAATAGGAAGATGAAGACAAAGAGACATAGTAAACCACACTTCGCCTTCCCTGTCGGGAtaatcttttctttgtgtttgcaaACAAGTGCAAACCATACCGGCTATCCTAGGGTTATAAACCAAACCTGGAGTCCTATCAGCCAAAACCTAAGTGGAAGCAGGAACATAACAGAAGTCAACACAAATTCTCCTCTGAGCACCAATTTCAGCAGCAAAACATCTACTTTTGAAATGCAGACAGCTACCCTGCAATCCTTATCTTCAACAAGGGGCCAAAATTCAACATCTTCCCCTGCCAGAAGTGCTGTTTCTGCCAGTGGAGAATCTAGGAATACCAGCAAACCCAAGAATACGATGACAAAAGAAACATGTGAAGACAATAAGTCTCTTATATTGATTTGCTTCATTGTCATAGCAGTACTTGTGCTTATCTGCATCTTCTTACTTCTGTTGACAGTGGTAATAGCAAACAAAATGTCATATCTCAAAAAAACTAAGCAAGGAAAACGTAGGCCCAGGAGCAACGGCCATATCCTGGCAACCAACAGTTTATGGCCAACTGCAGCAGGAACATGGCAGCGGATGCCCAAGGAGACAACTGGAACCAACTTGGTAATGCAAGATTTCATATCGGGGAGAGATGCTGTGATccaaagcaaaactgaagacGAAGCTACTGAGAAACTCACAAAAGAAACAGATAATGAACAGGAAAACAAAGGTCCAAAGTTACACAAACCCATTTTAACCAATTTTGTAGTTGAGATTTAATTCATACAAAACTCATCTTCTGCCTTTTTTACGTCATTAATATATGGCAAAAGCTTAGCTTTCAAGCAATAACATGAATTCTAACACAGGAAAGCTAAATTCAGATCTtagttttccttttctgacaGTGGGAATGCTGTAGCAACTTGTAGATCTAGAAGGGAGTAAGATGGTGTTAAATAGCTTTCTATAAATAGTGTCAAGAGTGGTTTTACTCCTTTGACCACAAATCACGGTGATAGGAGCTGAACAACAAAAGGACAGAAGCCTGCCCATTCTCAAAGACCATTAGGGGAACCGAAGGAAAGGACGGTTAGCCTAATAAATAAACCATACCATAAGGTGCTACACAGGTAGAACCaagttgtttttttaagaaaatcatAACTGAGTCACAATTTTGATGCAATTAATGAATCAGGAACCAGTCCCTCTCAAAATGCTCTTTCAAGTTTTTCTATCAAAAACTTTTTAAACCAGCTTAATCGCCTCTGAACCAGATTGACATTTGAATTATATTTATTGTGTTTTGACTCTGTGTATGAATATATGAAGTTTGTATTATATGTTAGGACATGACAACTGTTTCAATTTGTTATCTCCAATAAACTAGCAACATAAGTTTTTAAATAACTAGACTTACGTGATACTATTTCTCTAATCCAAAATATCACAAAAAATATTACACAAGGCGTTTTAGAATATTGTATTCCTATAACATCTGCTGAAAGTCAGTGAAGCTTTTCTGTGAGGACTAGCAGTGCTTTCTTGCATCACGGAAACACACTCCACTTTGTCCCAACACAACCAATTAGAACATGCCAAAAATGTCTTCAAAACCAACACAACTTTTAGTTTCTTTATTCTCATAGAGACCTGATTTTTCCCCTATTTCTGGGGAGCTGTCTATGTTTGGTCTCACTGCAGCAGAGCTTTGTTCTTTGAAGGAAAGATGTGAAgcttttcccaggctacttctTGCGCTAAAGCCAATCTGTTGCACCAGGGTTACAAGCGCTGGACAAAGCTCTGAACACCCTGCGCGTCGGCAATAAACGTTTTTGACACAAGAGATGGCTCTATGAGTTTGAAAGAATCAGGACCTAAGACTGAATCCCCAGTTCACCCTCCATTACATCACCCATAAACTTCTCTGAAAGGGCACGTAAGAAGCAACAGAGAAACAAGACAACAGTACCATGGAAGCCAAGAGAGCGCAAGATCTCAAAAAAATGCAGCTGCCTGTGTCAAGTGGGTTTGTGTAGTAAGGAAGCTGAAGTTCGAAGGAGTTTGCAAGCTTGGCCCAGAACTGGGAGTCATTAGAACACAAGTTCAttggagatggagaagaaaataaaaccatctaCCAGGCAAATTCCAATGAATCTGCCATAAACCACAGATTCAGACCTTAGAGCTCAAGGGAGGAGGCACAACACAACACACCAGTAGAATGTGAGGACAGGGGATTATGtcagacatttttaaaacatgatgAGAAAGGCCAGAAGAATAAGGGCAAACTGTGACAGATTGGTGATGACAACCCAGCAGTGAGAGGAGATGAGCTGACAGCATCTCACACTGGTGACAGTAAGGGAGCTGAAGGGCAGGGTTGGGGGATGCTGCATTGCAGTTACCTTCTGCCTCCCCAGAATGACCATATGAGCACGAGGCAACAGCAGAGGCTGTGCAA is from Opisthocomus hoazin isolate bOpiHoa1 chromosome 20, bOpiHoa1.hap1, whole genome shotgun sequence and encodes:
- the EVI2A gene encoding protein EVI2A; its protein translation is MKTKRHSKPHFAFPVGIIFSLCLQTSANHTGYPRVINQTWSPISQNLSGSRNITEVNTNSPLSTNFSSKTSTFEMQTATLQSLSSTRGQNSTSSPARSAVSASGESRNTSKPKNTMTKETCEDNKSLILICFIVIAVLVLICIFLLLLTVVIANKMSYLKKTKQGKRRPRSNGHILATNSLWPTAAGTWQRMPKETTGTNLVMQDFISGRDAVIQSKTEDEATEKLTKETDNEQENKGPKLHKPILTNFVVEI